One genomic region from Oncorhynchus clarkii lewisi isolate Uvic-CL-2024 chromosome 21, UVic_Ocla_1.0, whole genome shotgun sequence encodes:
- the LOC139378965 gene encoding dnaJ homolog subfamily C member 3-like: protein MESGRRKGLSGVLSSLSLLCVILDLQLDGVLGATHVEIEQHLEMGRKLLAAGQLAEALSHYHSAVEGDSKNYLTYYKRAAVFLAMGKSKSALPDLTRAIQLKPDFLAARLQRGNIFLKQGNTQEAREDFEAVLQRSPDQDEARNQLMRANELEELQEEAHAAHHRGDYSTTITVLDRVVELSPWDPESRELRAECYIRLGDPRKAIQDLTPTTRLRNDNRGAFLKLSTLHYDLGEHQESLGHVRECLKLDQDDKECLSRYKQVKKLSKQLDSAEEHIQEERYQDAIDKYESVMRTEPNVLYYTNKAKERICFCLVKNKMPAMAIDICSEAHQRDPRNINILRDRAEAFILNQDYEKAVEDYQEAREFDTENNEIREGLERAQKLLKLSRKRDYYKILGVNRSANKQEIIKAYRKLAQQWHPDNFREESEKKEAEKRFIDIASAKEVLTDPEMRQKFDSGEDPLDPESQQGGGQGGQGWPFHFNPFESGGNYHFKFHH, encoded by the exons ATGGAGTCGGGGCGACGGAAAGGTCTCAGCGGGGTCCTGTCCTCCTTGTCACTGCTCTGTGTCATTCTGGACCTCCAGTTGGACG GTGTCTTGGGGGCAACTCATGTGGAGATTGAGCAGCACTTGGAGATGGGCCGTAAACTGTTGGCTGCCGGTCAACTGGCGGAGGCCCTGTCCCACTACCACTCTGCAGTGG AGGGTGACTCTAAGAACTACCTGACCTACTACAAGCGGGCAGCTGTGTTCCTGGCTATGGGAAAGTCCAAGTCTGCCCTGCCGGATCTGACCAGAGCCATCCAGCTCAAACCTGACTTTCTCGCT GCCAGACTGCAGAGAGGGAATATCTTCTTGAAGCAGGGTAACACCCAGGAGGCCCGGGAGGACTTTGAGGCTGTG CTGCAGCGATCCCCTGACCAGGACGAGGCTCGGAACCAGCTGATGAGGGCCAACGAGCTTGAGGAGCTGCAGGAGGAGGCCCACGCGGCCCACCACAGAGGAGACTACAGCACCACCATCACTGTGCTAGACCGCGTCGTAGAG CTCTCCCCCTGGGACCCTGAGTCTCGGGAGCTCCGGGCTGAATGCTACATTCGTCTGGGAGACCCTCGGAAGGCCATCCAGGACCTGACCCCCACCACCCGGCTGAGGAACGACAACCGAGGTGCCTTCCTCAAGCTCAGCACCCTGCACTATGACCTGGGGGAGCACCAGGAGTCACTAGG tCATGTCAGGGAGTGTCTGAAGCTGGATCAGGATGACAAGGAGTGTTTATCCCGTTACAAACAGGTGAAGAAGCTCAGCAAGCAGCTGGACTCTGCCGAGGAGCACATCCAGGAGGAAAG GTATCAGGATGCCATAGACAAGTATGAGTCAGTGATGAGGACAGAGCCTAATGTCCTCTACTACACCAATAAGGCCAAGGAGAGAATCTGCTTCTGCCTGGTCAAG AACAAGATGCCTGCTATGGCAATAGACATTTGCTCAGAGGCCCACCAGAGAGACCCACGCAACATCAACATCCTCCGAGACAGAGCTGAGGCCTTCATCCTCAACCAGGACTACGAGAAAG CGGTGGAGGACTACCAGGAAGCGAGGGAGTTTGACACGGAGAACAATGAGATCAGGGAAGGTCTGGAGCGAGCCCAGAAACTGCTCAAGCTCTCCCGGAAGAGGGACTATTACAAGATCCTTGGTGTCAATAG GAGTGCCAACAAACAGGAAATAATCAAGGCGTACAGGAAACTGGCCCAACAGTGGCATCCTGACAACTTCAGAGAGGAGTCGGAAAAGAAGGAGGCAGAGAAGAGGTTTATCGACATCGCCTCTGCTAAAGAGGTGCTCACCGACCCAG AAATGCGCCAGAAGTTTGACTCTGGTGAGGACCCCCTGGACCCAGAGAGTCAACAGGGAGGCGGTCAGGGTGGCCAGGGATGGCCCTTCCACTTCAACCCCTTCGAGTCTGGCGGCAACTACCACTTCAAGTTCCACCACTAG
- the LOC139379439 gene encoding claudin-15a: protein MDPIVEVVALLLGFMGWVMVGIAIPNRYWKVSTVDGSVITTSTIYENLWMSCATDSTGIHNCHEFPSLLALNGYIQASRALMIAAIIFGSIGLLATLIGMQCSKAAGENMVLKGRIAGVGGVLFLLQGLCTMISVSWYAFNITQDFFNPLYPGIKYEIGEGLYIGWCSAVLAIVGGSCLTCACKLGTSEKQSYPYQPRGTVYSGNAPSQSQAATSYGRNAYV from the exons ATGGATCCAATAGTGGAGGTCGTCGCCTTGCTGCTTGGGTTTATGGGATGGGTGATGGTGGGGATAGCTATACCCAACCGTTACTGGAAGGTTTCCACCGTTGATGGGAGCGTCATCACTACCTCCACCATCTATGAGAACCTATGGATGTCCTGTGCCACGGACTCTACAGGTATCCACAACTGCCACGAGTTCCCCTCTCTGCTCGCCCTGAATG GATATATCCAAGCGTCTCGAGCACTAATGATTGCTGCGATTATTTTCGGATCTATCGGGCTCCTTGCAACCCTGATCGGGATGCAGTGTTCTAAAGCAGCTGGAGAGAACATGGTTCTAAAGGGTAGAAtagctggtgttggaggtgtcCTATTCTTGCTTCAGG gCCTGTGTACAATGATCTCAGTATcttggtatgctttcaacatcaCCCAGGACTTTTTTAATCCATTATATCCCGGGATAAA GTATGAGATTGGAGAGGGCCTCTACATTGGCTGGTGCTCTGCTGTTCTTGCTATCGTTGGGGGATCTTGTTTGACATGTGCCTGCAAACTGGGCACGTCTGAGAAACA atcTTACCCCTACCAGCCCAGGGGCACAGTGTACTCTGGCAATGCACCATCGCAGAGTCAGGCTGCCACTTCCTATGGCCGGAACGCCTACGTTTGA
- the LOC139378967 gene encoding mitochondrial fission 1 protein-like has translation MEAVVSELVAPEDLLKFEKKYNSELVKGGVSKETKFEYAWCLTRSKYSGDIKKGIVLLEELVNKGSKDDARDFLFYLAVANYKLKDYEKALKYIRTLLKNEPGNKQALELEKLIDKALKKDGLVGMAIVGGIGLGVAGLAGLIGLAVSKGHGPRS, from the exons ATGGAGGCTGTTGTCAGTGAATTGGTAGCTCCCGAAGACCTTTTG AAATTTGAGAAGAAGTACAATTCTGAATTGGTAAAGGGGGGCGTATCGAAGGAGACCAAGTTTGAATATGCATGGTGTCTGACCCGGAGCAAGTATTCAGGCGACATCAAGAAAGGAATCGTATTGCTGGAAG AGCTGGTTAACAAGGGATCAAAGGACGATGCCAGAGACTTCCTGTTCTACCTAGCTGTGGCCAACTACAAACTTAAG GATTATGAGAAAGCTCTGAAGTACATCCGCACTCTCCTGAAAAATGAACCTGGGAACAAGCAAGCCTTGGAGCTGGAAAAGCTCATAGACAAGGCTCTAAAAAAAG ATGGCTTGGTCGGCATGGCGATCGTCGGGGGAATCGGCCTGGGCGTGGCCGGACTAGCAGGCCTTATCGGATTGGCTGTGTCTAAGGGCCATGGTCCGAGGTCTTAA
- the LOC139379440 gene encoding cytidine deaminase yields the protein MAGTDNAKVKELVLKCMHAREMAYCPYSRFPVGAAILTADGAIITGCNVENASFGLTVCAERTAIQRAVAEGHRKFSAIAVTCDIKDSFVGPCGACRQVLIEFGTDWVVYLTKPDGSYKETSLKELLPLAFSPAHLGH from the exons atggcag GCACAGACAACGCAAAAGTCAAGGAGCTCGTTTTAAAGTGCATGCATGCACGGGAAATGGCATATTGCCCTTACAGCCGGTTCCCGGTCGGTGCCGCCATATTGACAGCAGATGGCGCTATAATTACGG GTTGCAATGTGGAAAATGCCTCTTTTGGGCTCACAGTGTGTGCTGAGCGAACAGCAATACAGAGAGCCGTAGCAGAGGGACACAGGAAATTCAGTGCTATCGCTGTTACATG tgaCATCAAAGATAGTTTTGTTGGGCCTTGTGGAGCTTGTCGGCAGGTGCTCATTGAG tttGGAACAGATTGGGTTGTGTACTTGACTAAGCCAGATGGCTCATACAAAGAAACCAGCCTCAAAGAACTGCTCCCTCTAGCTTTCTCCCCAGCCCACCTAGGACATTAA
- the LOC139379441 gene encoding transmembrane protein 272-like has protein sequence METSQRSPVLSSCLISIIVVLNIILWMFLMSAVGLGAMHLHDCPLQPYIPIYLLVIGLTSIASLLLAYLNNTLETGFLSLLCSSCIFLLQLFNLGWFITGSEWVYSIYPPNYDTNGGEKYCQRKIYLFAFWFNSLGSICMAVVFFCGVFFIFLTCVKMAFRGHHLLHSHKRSYGVDA, from the exons ATGGAGACTTCACAGAGGTCTCCCGTTCTGTCATCCTGTCTGATCTCAATAATAG ttgtGCTGAATATCATCCTGTGGATGTTTCTAATGTCAGCAGTGGGATTAG GGGCTATGCATCTACATGACTGCCCCTTACAGCCTTATATCCCCATCTACCTGCTGGTGATCGGGCTGACGTCCATCGCCTCCCTGCTCCTAGCCTACCTCAATAACACACTGGAGACTGGCTTCCTGAGCCTACTGTGTTCCTCCTGCATCTTCCTCCTCCAACTCTTCAACCTCGGCTGGTTCATCACAG GGAGTGAGTGGGTGTACTCCATATATCCCCCGAACTATGACACGAACGGTGGAGAGAAGTACTGTCAGAGGAAGATATACCTGTTTGCTTTCTGGTTCAACAGCCTGGGCAGCATCTGTATGGCTGTGGTGTTCTTCTGTGGAGTGTTCTTCATCTTCCTTACCTGTGTGAAAATGGCATTTAGGGGACACCATCTACTCCATTCACATAAGAGATCATATGGTGTGGACGCTTGA